The region ATTGCGCTTTCCTCCTTTCCTGCCGTGCGCCTCGCGCCGAGTGCAGCAGACCGAGGGCCCAGACGAATCCGCGGCTGAGCTCGCCGCGCCACATGTCGATCGCCACGGCGAGAACGATGATCGCGCCGATCACGACATTCTGCGTGGATGTCGCCACAGCATTGAGGTTCAGTCCGTTCTGAACGATTGTTACCGTCAGCGCACCGAAGAGAGTGGCCACCATGTCACCGCGCCCGCCCGCGAGGCTGGCGCCACCGATCACGGCTGCGGCGATCGCCTGTAATTCGAGGCCGGCGCCGTAGTTGGGCGAGCCCGAATTCAATCGCGCCGCCATCAGAATCGCCCCGATCGCCGCCATCAGGCCAGCCAACGTGAACGCGCAAAGCTGGATACGCCGCACCTTGATGCCGGATAGCCGCGCCGCCTCGGCATTGCCACCCACCGCATAGATCGAGCGTCCGAGGCGGGTGCGCCGCATAAGCCAGTGGGCGACCGCGAAGAACAGAACAATATAGATCAGGGGAAGCGGGATGCCGGCCAGCCTGCCGTAGAACAGCGGCTCGAGACGATCCGACGCCTCGAAGACGGGCGAGCCGTTGTTGAACATGAATGCTAGGCCGCGATAGGCGCTCAGGCCGGCGAGAGTGGTGATGAAGGCCGGAATGCGGAGATAGGCGGTGATCGCTCCGTTGAGGGCGCCGATCGCAGCGCCGGTAGCAAGAGCGAGCACAACAGCAGGCCAAAATCCGAAGCCCCAGAATTTCAGCATCATAGCGAGCAGCATTGTCAGAAGCGCGATCATGGATCCGGGGCTCAGATCGATGCCGCCGACGATGATTACCGCCGTGGAACCGATCGCCACGAGAGCGACGATGCTGACCTGAAGAGCGAGATTGTTCAGGTTGCCTGGGGTAAGGAAACGGTCCGTCGTGGACATGACGAGAAGCGCAACGACGATCGTGGCGATCGCCGGGCCGGTGACGGGAAGGAAAAACAGCCGCTTCATGCCGCATCCCG is a window of Sinorhizobium numidicum DNA encoding:
- a CDS encoding ABC transporter permease, which produces MKRLFFLPVTGPAIATIVVALLVMSTTDRFLTPGNLNNLALQVSIVALVAIGSTAVIIVGGIDLSPGSMIALLTMLLAMMLKFWGFGFWPAVVLALATGAAIGALNGAITAYLRIPAFITTLAGLSAYRGLAFMFNNGSPVFEASDRLEPLFYGRLAGIPLPLIYIVLFFAVAHWLMRRTRLGRSIYAVGGNAEAARLSGIKVRRIQLCAFTLAGLMAAIGAILMAARLNSGSPNYGAGLELQAIAAAVIGGASLAGGRGDMVATLFGALTVTIVQNGLNLNAVATSTQNVVIGAIIVLAVAIDMWRGELSRGFVWALGLLHSARGARQERRKAQ